Proteins co-encoded in one Gossypium arboreum isolate Shixiya-1 chromosome 11, ASM2569848v2, whole genome shotgun sequence genomic window:
- the LOC108473587 gene encoding histone deacetylase HDT1-like isoform X1, translated as MEFWGAEVKSGQSFEVELEDDGSRILHISQAALGEVTSDNKKEKGNGTACIYLKFNNEKFVIGTLSHDKFPQMPLDLALHSEFELSHTWKNGSVYFTGYYVDTPQGSGSESEEELLEPIVNPVKSHSTASDPTTSKQVKIVEPKKAEDSSDDEDEDDTSTEDEMSSEDQVDV; from the exons ATGGAATTTTGGG GTGCTGAGGTTAAAAGTGGACAGAGCTTTGAGGTTGAATTAGAGGATGATGGCAGTAGGATTTTGCATATTTCACAG GCTGCCCTTGGTGAGGTGACCAGTgataacaaaaaagaaaaaggaaatggaACTGCTTGCatctatctcaaattcaataatGAAAAGTTTGTAATCGGAACACTTTCCCATGATAAATTCCCCCAGATGCCATTGGATTTGGCTTTGCATAGTGAATTTGAGTTGTCCCATACCTGGAAGAATGGCAGTGTTTATTTCACTGGGTATTATGTTGATACGCCTCAAGGTAGTG GTTCTGAGTCTGAAGAGGAGCTTCTTGAACCCATAGTTAATCCCGTAAAGTCTCATTCTACAGCATCTGATCCTACCACGTCAAAACAGGTTAAGATTGTGGAACCAAAAAAAGCAGAGGATAGTAGTGATGACGAGGATGAAGATGATACTTCTACCGAGGATGAAATGTCCAGTGAGGATCAGGTAGATGTGTAG
- the LOC108473587 gene encoding histone deacetylase HDT1-like isoform X2, with amino-acid sequence MEFWGAEVKSGQSFEVELEDDGSRILHISQAALGEVTSDNKKEKGNGTACIYLKFNNEKFVIGTLSHDKFPQMPLDLALHSEFELSHTWKNGSVYFTGYYVDTPQGSESEEELLEPIVNPVKSHSTASDPTTSKQVKIVEPKKAEDSSDDEDEDDTSTEDEMSSEDQVDV; translated from the exons ATGGAATTTTGGG GTGCTGAGGTTAAAAGTGGACAGAGCTTTGAGGTTGAATTAGAGGATGATGGCAGTAGGATTTTGCATATTTCACAG GCTGCCCTTGGTGAGGTGACCAGTgataacaaaaaagaaaaaggaaatggaACTGCTTGCatctatctcaaattcaataatGAAAAGTTTGTAATCGGAACACTTTCCCATGATAAATTCCCCCAGATGCCATTGGATTTGGCTTTGCATAGTGAATTTGAGTTGTCCCATACCTGGAAGAATGGCAGTGTTTATTTCACTGGGTATTATGTTGATACGCCTCAAG GTTCTGAGTCTGAAGAGGAGCTTCTTGAACCCATAGTTAATCCCGTAAAGTCTCATTCTACAGCATCTGATCCTACCACGTCAAAACAGGTTAAGATTGTGGAACCAAAAAAAGCAGAGGATAGTAGTGATGACGAGGATGAAGATGATACTTCTACCGAGGATGAAATGTCCAGTGAGGATCAGGTAGATGTGTAG
- the LOC108473585 gene encoding histone deacetylase HDT1-like isoform X1, producing MEFWGAEVKSGQSFEVELEDDGSRILHISQAALGEVTSDNKKEKGNGTACIYLKFNNEKFVIGTLSHDKFPQMPLDLALHSKFELSHTWKNGSVYFTGYYVDTPQGSGSESEEELLEPIVNPVKPHSTASDPTTSEQIKIVEPKKAEDSSDDEDEDDTSTEDEMSSEDQEPGMLVNGENESNNDTDSDEDDSEEESSDEDPETPEMEKAGPSKKRSAESATKTPAPEKKAKLVTPQKTDGKKVGGHTATPHPSKQARKALITTGQVNQSPKPGGSSFLCKSCGRSFGSENALQSHSKAKHGTAV from the exons GTGCTGAGGTTAAAAGTGGACAGAGCTTTGAGGTTGAATTAGAGGATGATGGCAGTAGGATTTTGCATATTTCACAG GCTGCCCTTGGTGAGGTGACCAGTgataacaaaaaagaaaaaggaaatggaACTGCTTGCatctatctcaaattcaataatGAAAAGTTTGTAATCGGAACACTTTCCCATGATAAATTCCCCCAGATGCCATTGGATTTGGCTTTGCATAGTAAATTTGAGTTGTCCCATACCTGGAAGAATGGCAGTGTTTATTTCACTGGGTATTATGTTGATACGCCTCAAGGTAGTG GTTCTGAGTCTGAAGAGGAGCTTCTTGAACCCATAGTTAATCCCGTAAAGCCTCATTCTACAGCATCTGATCCTACCACGTCAGAACAGATTAAGATTGTGGAACCAAAAAAAGCAGAGGATAGTAGTGATGACGAGGATGAAGATGATACTTCTACCGAGGATGAAATGTCCAGTGAGGATCAG GAACCTGGCATGTTAGTAAATGGTGAGAATGAAAGTAACAATGATACTGACAGTGATGAGGATGATAGTGAAGAAGAAAGTTCAGATGAGGATCCTGAGACACCTGAGATGGAAAAG GCCGGACCGAGCAAGAAGAGATCTGCAGAGTCAGCTACAAAGACCCCTGCACCAGAAAAGAAGGCAAAGCTAGTCACTCCCCAAAAGACAG ATGGCAAGAAAGTGGGTGGACATACAGCAACTCCTCATCCTTCAAAGCAAGCCAGAAAGGCATTGATTACTACCGGTCAAGTGAATCAAAGTCCAAAGCCAGGCGGTTCATCATTCCTTTGCAAGTCTTGCGGCAG GTCATTTGGCTCTGAAAATGCCTTGCAATCTCATTCCAAGGCAAAACATGGAACTGCGGTGTAA
- the LOC108473585 gene encoding histone deacetylase HDT1-like isoform X2, with translation MLSSSAEVKSGQSFEVELEDDGSRILHISQAALGEVTSDNKKEKGNGTACIYLKFNNEKFVIGTLSHDKFPQMPLDLALHSKFELSHTWKNGSVYFTGYYVDTPQGSGSESEEELLEPIVNPVKPHSTASDPTTSEQIKIVEPKKAEDSSDDEDEDDTSTEDEMSSEDQEPGMLVNGENESNNDTDSDEDDSEEESSDEDPETPEMEKAGPSKKRSAESATKTPAPEKKAKLVTPQKTDGKKVGGHTATPHPSKQARKALITTGQVNQSPKPGGSSFLCKSCGRSFGSENALQSHSKAKHGTAV, from the exons GTGCTGAGGTTAAAAGTGGACAGAGCTTTGAGGTTGAATTAGAGGATGATGGCAGTAGGATTTTGCATATTTCACAG GCTGCCCTTGGTGAGGTGACCAGTgataacaaaaaagaaaaaggaaatggaACTGCTTGCatctatctcaaattcaataatGAAAAGTTTGTAATCGGAACACTTTCCCATGATAAATTCCCCCAGATGCCATTGGATTTGGCTTTGCATAGTAAATTTGAGTTGTCCCATACCTGGAAGAATGGCAGTGTTTATTTCACTGGGTATTATGTTGATACGCCTCAAGGTAGTG GTTCTGAGTCTGAAGAGGAGCTTCTTGAACCCATAGTTAATCCCGTAAAGCCTCATTCTACAGCATCTGATCCTACCACGTCAGAACAGATTAAGATTGTGGAACCAAAAAAAGCAGAGGATAGTAGTGATGACGAGGATGAAGATGATACTTCTACCGAGGATGAAATGTCCAGTGAGGATCAG GAACCTGGCATGTTAGTAAATGGTGAGAATGAAAGTAACAATGATACTGACAGTGATGAGGATGATAGTGAAGAAGAAAGTTCAGATGAGGATCCTGAGACACCTGAGATGGAAAAG GCCGGACCGAGCAAGAAGAGATCTGCAGAGTCAGCTACAAAGACCCCTGCACCAGAAAAGAAGGCAAAGCTAGTCACTCCCCAAAAGACAG ATGGCAAGAAAGTGGGTGGACATACAGCAACTCCTCATCCTTCAAAGCAAGCCAGAAAGGCATTGATTACTACCGGTCAAGTGAATCAAAGTCCAAAGCCAGGCGGTTCATCATTCCTTTGCAAGTCTTGCGGCAG GTCATTTGGCTCTGAAAATGCCTTGCAATCTCATTCCAAGGCAAAACATGGAACTGCGGTGTAA
- the LOC108473585 gene encoding histone deacetylase HDT1-like isoform X3: MEFWGAEVKSGQSFEVELEDDGSRILHISQAALGEVTSDNKKEKGNGTACIYLKFNNEKFVIGTLSHDKFPQMPLDLALHSKFELSHTWKNGSVYFTGYYVDTPQGSESEEELLEPIVNPVKPHSTASDPTTSEQIKIVEPKKAEDSSDDEDEDDTSTEDEMSSEDQEPGMLVNGENESNNDTDSDEDDSEEESSDEDPETPEMEKAGPSKKRSAESATKTPAPEKKAKLVTPQKTDGKKVGGHTATPHPSKQARKALITTGQVNQSPKPGGSSFLCKSCGRSFGSENALQSHSKAKHGTAV; this comes from the exons GTGCTGAGGTTAAAAGTGGACAGAGCTTTGAGGTTGAATTAGAGGATGATGGCAGTAGGATTTTGCATATTTCACAG GCTGCCCTTGGTGAGGTGACCAGTgataacaaaaaagaaaaaggaaatggaACTGCTTGCatctatctcaaattcaataatGAAAAGTTTGTAATCGGAACACTTTCCCATGATAAATTCCCCCAGATGCCATTGGATTTGGCTTTGCATAGTAAATTTGAGTTGTCCCATACCTGGAAGAATGGCAGTGTTTATTTCACTGGGTATTATGTTGATACGCCTCAAG GTTCTGAGTCTGAAGAGGAGCTTCTTGAACCCATAGTTAATCCCGTAAAGCCTCATTCTACAGCATCTGATCCTACCACGTCAGAACAGATTAAGATTGTGGAACCAAAAAAAGCAGAGGATAGTAGTGATGACGAGGATGAAGATGATACTTCTACCGAGGATGAAATGTCCAGTGAGGATCAG GAACCTGGCATGTTAGTAAATGGTGAGAATGAAAGTAACAATGATACTGACAGTGATGAGGATGATAGTGAAGAAGAAAGTTCAGATGAGGATCCTGAGACACCTGAGATGGAAAAG GCCGGACCGAGCAAGAAGAGATCTGCAGAGTCAGCTACAAAGACCCCTGCACCAGAAAAGAAGGCAAAGCTAGTCACTCCCCAAAAGACAG ATGGCAAGAAAGTGGGTGGACATACAGCAACTCCTCATCCTTCAAAGCAAGCCAGAAAGGCATTGATTACTACCGGTCAAGTGAATCAAAGTCCAAAGCCAGGCGGTTCATCATTCCTTTGCAAGTCTTGCGGCAG GTCATTTGGCTCTGAAAATGCCTTGCAATCTCATTCCAAGGCAAAACATGGAACTGCGGTGTAA